ACGGGGCGTGGCCACGTCCCCCGCGATCCGGCTGCGGAGGAGGTGCTCGACGAGGGCGTCACGGCTGAGTATCGGCATGGGCCTCATTCTGCCGGGCCGGAGCCCCCACCGTGCCGGACGCCCACACTCCGGCCGGCCGGGGCCCCGGCGGCGTCCGACGGCGGCCGCCCCGACCCGCCGACCGTCCCGGCCGTCAGACCGTCAGGGCGTCGAGGGCGCCGTGGGCCAGGTTGCGCAGCAGGCGTTCCAGGTCGGCGCGGGCGAGGGGGGTGCCGAGGTGGGGGGTGGAGTTGAGGAGGCCGAAGACGGCGTGGACGGCGGCGCGGACCTCCGGCTCGCCCGCCTCCGGGTGGAGGGCGCGGACGACGTCCACCCACAGCTCGACGTACTGCCGCTGGAGCTGCCGGACCCGCTTGCGGTCCTCCTCCTTGAGGCGGTCGAGCTCGCGGTCGTGGAGGGTGATGAGCGGCCGGTCGTCGAGGGCGAAGTCGATGTGCCCGTCGATGAGGGAGGCGAGCAGCGCCGCCGGGTCTCCGTCCGAGGCGGCGGCCCGCAGCCGGCCCCCGTCGAGCAGCCGCTCGCTGATGCCGACGAGGAGCTCGGCGAGCATCGCGTCCTTGCCGGGGAAGTGCCGGTAGAGACCGGGGCCGCTGATGCCGACGGCTGCCCCTATCTCGTCGACGCCCACGCCGTGGAACCCGCGCTCGGCGAAGAGGCGCGCGGCCTCCTTGAGGATCTGCTCGCGGCGCGTCGACGCGTCCATCCGGGTCGGGCTCGTGGTCATGGATTCGATTCTAGACAACCCGGTTAGCGGTCGTTAACCTGAACCCGTACGTTAACGCTCATTAACCGAACAAGGGAGATCGGTCGATGCAGCAGGCACCTGTGCTGTCGAGTGCGGCGGATCCCGCCTCGCCGGCCTGGCGGGCCAACGAGGCGGCGCACCACGAGCTGGCCGCGACCCTGCGCGCCAAGCTCGCCCAGGCCGCCCTCGGGGGCGGTGAGAAGTCCCGGGCCCGGCACACCGCGCGCGGGAAGCTGCTGCCGCGCGACCGGGTGGACACCCTCCTCGACCCGGGCTCGCCGTTCCTGGAGCTGGCGCCGCTGGCGGCGAACGGCATGTACGGCGACCAGGCCCCGGCGGCCGGGGTGATCGCGGGCGTCGGGCGGGTCAGCGGCCGCGAGTGCGTGATCGTCGCCAACGACGCGACGGTCAAGGGCGGCACCTACTACCCGATGACGGTGAAGAAGCACCTCCGGGCCCAGGAGGTGGCGCTGGAGAATCGTCTCCCCTGTCTCTACCTGGTCGACTCCGGCGGCGCGTTCCTGCCGATGCAGGACGAGGTCTTCCCGGACCGCGAGCACTTCGGGCGGATCTTCTACAACCAGGCCCGGATGTCCGGCGCCGGCATCCCGCAGATCGCGGCGGTCATGGGCTCCTGCACGGCCGGCGGCGCGTACGTCCCGGCGATGAGCGACGAGGCCGTGATCGTCCGCAACCAGGGGACGATCTTCCTCGGCGGGCCGCCGCTGGTGAAGGCGGCGACCGGCGAGGTCGTCACGGCGGAGGAGCTGGGCGGCGGCGAGGTCCACTCCCGCATCTCCGGCGTCACCGACCACCTCGCGGAGGACGACGCGCACGCCCTGCGGATCGTGCGGAACATCGTGGCGACCCTGCCCGAGCGGGGCCCGCTGCCGTGGAAGGTCGAGCCCGCCGAGGAGCCGAAGGTCGACCCGTACGGGCTGTACGGCGCCGTCCCGGTCGACTCCCGCACCCCGTACGACGTGCGCGAGGTCATCGCCCGCGTGGTGGACGGCTCCCGCTTCCAGGAGTTCAAGTCCGAGTACGGGCAGACGCTGGTCACCGGCTTCGCCCGGATCCACGGCCACCCGGTCGGGATCGTCGCCAACAACGGCATCCTGTTCGCCGAGTCCGCCCAGAAGGGCGCGCACTTCATCGAGCTGTGCGACCAGCGCGGCATCCCGCTGGTCTTCCTCCAGAACATCACCGGCTTCATGGTCGGCAAGGCGTACGAGCACGGCGGCATCGCCAAGCACGGCGCCAAGATGGTCACCGCTGTCGCCACCACGCGCGTGCCGAAGCTGACGGTCGTCGTCGGCGGCTCCTTCGGCGCGGGCAACTACTCGATGTGCGGCCGGGCCTACTCCCCCCGCTTCCTGTGGATGTGGCCGAACGCCAAGATCTCCGTCATGGGCGGCGAGCAGGCCGCCTCGGTCCTCGCCACGGTCAAGCGCGACCAGCTCGGCGACGACTGGAGCGCCGAGGAGGAGGAGTCCTTCAAGGCGCCGATCCGCGAGCAGTACGAGACGCAGGGCAGCGCCTACTACGCGACCGCCCGGCTCTGGGACGACGGCGTGATCGACCCGCTGGAGACCCGCCAGGTGCTGGGTCTCGCGCTGACCGCCTGTGCCAACGCGCCCCTGGGTGAACCCCAGTTCGGCGTCTTCCGGATGTGAGGACCCTGACGATGCAGCAGATGTTCGACACCGTCCTCGTCGCCAACCGGGGCGAGATCGCGGTCCGCGTCATCCGCACCCTGCGCGCCCTCGGCGTGCGCTCGGTGGCGGTCTACAGCGACGCGGACGCCGACGCCCGGCACGTGCGGGAGGCGGACACGGCGGTACGGATCGGGCCCGCGGCGGCCTCGGAGTCGTACCTCTCCGTCCCGGCCCTGCTCGACGCGGCCCGCCGCACCGGCGCGCAGGCCGTCCACCCCGGCTACGGCTTCCTCGCGGAGAACGCGGCCT
The Streptomyces roseofulvus genome window above contains:
- a CDS encoding carboxyl transferase domain-containing protein, whose amino-acid sequence is MQQAPVLSSAADPASPAWRANEAAHHELAATLRAKLAQAALGGGEKSRARHTARGKLLPRDRVDTLLDPGSPFLELAPLAANGMYGDQAPAAGVIAGVGRVSGRECVIVANDATVKGGTYYPMTVKKHLRAQEVALENRLPCLYLVDSGGAFLPMQDEVFPDREHFGRIFYNQARMSGAGIPQIAAVMGSCTAGGAYVPAMSDEAVIVRNQGTIFLGGPPLVKAATGEVVTAEELGGGEVHSRISGVTDHLAEDDAHALRIVRNIVATLPERGPLPWKVEPAEEPKVDPYGLYGAVPVDSRTPYDVREVIARVVDGSRFQEFKSEYGQTLVTGFARIHGHPVGIVANNGILFAESAQKGAHFIELCDQRGIPLVFLQNITGFMVGKAYEHGGIAKHGAKMVTAVATTRVPKLTVVVGGSFGAGNYSMCGRAYSPRFLWMWPNAKISVMGGEQAASVLATVKRDQLGDDWSAEEEESFKAPIREQYETQGSAYYATARLWDDGVIDPLETRQVLGLALTACANAPLGEPQFGVFRM
- a CDS encoding SACE_7040 family transcriptional regulator, whose protein sequence is MTTSPTRMDASTRREQILKEAARLFAERGFHGVGVDEIGAAVGISGPGLYRHFPGKDAMLAELLVGISERLLDGGRLRAAASDGDPAALLASLIDGHIDFALDDRPLITLHDRELDRLKEEDRKRVRQLQRQYVELWVDVVRALHPEAGEPEVRAAVHAVFGLLNSTPHLGTPLARADLERLLRNLAHGALDALTV